The genomic segment GTAATTCGTTTTAGTatctgtatagcagagcgacattcacttatccgcttttttttatattatgttaaatcaaaactaaatatgtattaagtatttaattttttttttaatttggcgTTATCACAATTGATGCATGTCGTAAATAAAACAACCTatctatacctattgtattactCGTATCATTCGTATCCACCTACACGTAACAAACATTTCATTTGTCAGACCGTTGTGCAGCCTCCTTCACTTTTGCCTGGCAAATGGGTAAAACATTTAACAtccgtaataaaaataatacgagaAAGCAAAATCTGTGTCACTTTAGAATAGTGAGATAAATATTTCactagaaaatgtataaaaagaggtatatctaaaaaaatgtgtgatcaCTAGAGAGAGATAGAGATTATACAACTACAcgtataatgttattgtaaGTGTTAACGATGTTAGTAGTAGAAACATTgcttagaattgttttttttttaatgcctaTCACttgaaaatatagataatatttttacctaaccactcaaaaaataatttctttaatatttaattaatatcttcatttttaaattgtatgtacctacctatatgtaattgCAATTTAATGTTTTGGATTAgagtatatattttctaataatatccaacacttatttaaatgtatttcattgcaatttatgttaacataaatatctgtttaaaactaataattaatctatcgttcaatgtaatataaaaatacaaaatgtgaaTATTTACTTGAGATTCGAAACCACTCATGGATATGTCTTTAGCCCAATAATGAGTATGAGCTATTTCTAATACTTGGAACGCAGATGCTAAACCACCTCCACATTGATTGCCAAAAGATACTTCTAATCCATGGATAATTGCTAGTAAGGCTTTAAGCATTCCTTTCCAAACAAATCTATTTATATACTGAAGGGAAGAAAATGCAATTttaacaccataataataaaatggaaatttattttattgaattaaattataccaatgaaataatttataacaaaatgttgTGAATTATTACCACGTCATCAATGTGATCACTTGGACTAATTTTATTATCCAATGTCCGGTTAAGTTTACTGACTACTAAATTCCGGTATCCCTCTTCttccattaattttttaaatctactGAGTTTCAGCCAACCTATTCCATCTCCATCAAGAATCTGTTTTGTCACCTAAGATTTACAACAATCaattagtttatacatttatttatcaattaaaaactattggtcGGTGCATCATACATCCTTTAGAAATGTTTCATTGTCCACGTGACTATTAGGTTTTACTGATTTTTTGTTCGGTATTTTTGATGTTTCACTTAGTTTTCTTGGATTTGAGTGACGAATCAAATTAGATTTTTCAACTAAATCGTTACGCCcggctgaaaaaaaatttgatattaaatataaatatattaatttttacttatgctatacagaaaaaaaaaaaaatatttaccttttgTCGGAAAAGGTCCAACGGCTGTACGTTCTTTAGTCTTAGTCACTGGCAACGTGAGCGAcgatttactatttttttgttgtttattaccacctaatacataatattaaatctcaTAATGTAGACAtccatatttactatttagtattttccgTGTaactgaaaaaatgtatatattttttctgcaAATGCTTACCAAATAAATCTGTAAACATGCTCGTTGTTTGATTTGCCAATCCATTTATATCAtttgatatatttgaaaaaaaatcttttgtgGCACCAGTTCCCATCGATGTTACTGAGGACTTTCTAACCTCAGAAACAGAACCGGTTGAAATTGGATTGGTTGGCGGACTGTTGTCATTTATTTCATCATCAAAACTCAGTTGCTGTAAGCTTAAAGACGTGGATTCACCCAATAATccaacctataaaataaatataaatttttaaatctatacaaatagatatacaatataatacgcaaattgttcatattataaagatacatataaatataagtgtagtataatatagtcttcTTCTTTTTTCCCTTCGCCTTCTCTCCCAACTGTTTGAGGTCGGCCACCCTGGTCCTCAATTTCCACTTACTACGATCCGTAGCATCCTCCTCACTAACACCAGTCATTCTCATATCGCACTCTATAACTTCAAATCATCTCTTTTTCCATCCATACTCATGTTCTTCGTCACTGAAACTGCCTCAGTTTTTTCTCTTCTTAAAACATGTCCTAGCCATCACGCATTTTGTCAACTATTGAAGCCACTCCTATACTACCTCTTATTTGCTCATTTCTTACTCTGTCCTCTCTCGTCACCCCAATTATCCACCTTAACATTCTCATCTCCACAACACCCATTTTTCTCACCACTGTTGAGCCCAACATCCCGATCCATACATCATCGCCGGCCTACTACTGTCTTATAAAATTTACCTTTTAACCTGATTGGGATTCTTCTATCGCATAAAACACCTGATGCTTCTCACCACTTCATCCATCCACACTTAATCCTATGCATAATATCTTCGTCAAAACCACCATCCTTTTGTAATACGGATCCTAGGTACTTGAAACTATCAAATTAATCCACTACCTCGCCCACCATATTCACTACATGCCTATTCTGAGTTTTACTTACATACAGTTTTACATCTACTCATTTTCAACCCATTACTTTCTAGTACTTCCCTCCATTCTTCCAGTCCATAGTTCACACTCTCTCCAACCAACACTACATCATGCGCAAACAGCACCATGGTACCTCACTTTGTGtactttttgtaattttgtctattattaaagaaaacaaGTAAGGACTCAGTGCTGAACCTTGATGCACACCAACTCCAATCCTAAAATCCTCAGTTTCGCCCACAAGGCTTTTAACCCTTGTGTTCGCTCTTTCATGCATGCctcaattatatttacatacgcCTTAGGCAAACCTTTCTTCATCAATGCCCATTTCAAAATTTCTCTAGGAACTTTGTTGTAGGCATTCTCTTgatcaataaaaatcatttataacttCCTTTTTTTCTCTATATAATTTTCCATCACTTGTCTTACACAAAATATCGGCTCCATTGTCGACTTGCCGGGCATAAAACTAAACTGATTCTTTGAAACTGATGTCTCACCTCTAATCCTTAAATAACCTTTTCCCAAATCTTCATAGTGTGATTCATAAGTTTTATTCCTCTATAGCTTCCACATTCCTGTACATCTCCTTTTTCTTTGAAAATTGGTATCACATAACTCTTTCTCCAAGAGTCTGAAATTTTTCCACCGACTAATAACCTGTTGAAGAATCTCTTCAACCAGTCTACTCCTAATCTCCCTAACACTTTCCAAGGTTCTACTGGTATTCCATCTGGACCTACTgcttttctatttttaatttttctaaccaCCCTTCACACTTCTTCTTCTCTTATTAAATTGACCATACTTAAGTTTAATTCGCATTGATCTATTCCCTCCCTCGAAAATTTctcatttaacaatttttttaaatactttttccaTCTATTCGTTATCTCATTGTCATGTGTTAACACCTTTTTATCTTCGTCTTTTATGCACCTTACATTTATAGTGCGTTTCATTATAACTGCGACTCGACGCTAACGCACTTCGTGGCGGTTTTGTCTCAAACCAGGGGTTTTCAAACTAGGAtcgaaaaaatgtgtaaaatattcgttatcaattttaaattttccgcGCAACTTTACACGCTATTTTTAGAAGCCCTAATGAAAAAACACCACGAGGCGCGTTAGCATCGAGTCGCAGTTACAATGAAACGCACTATAGTACATCTTTGGTTTATTTTCTCTACTCTTAGCTAGCCTGTACACTTTAATTTCCCCTTATCTTGTTCCTAATCTCTCATATAACTCAtcatatttatctaattttgcTTTACTTACTGATTTTTTTGCTGTcttacatacatttttgtacTCAACCCAATCCTCTCTCTTCCTAGATTTTTGCCAAACTTTAAACTGGGattttttctttgaattatGGCTTGCACTTCCTTTTCCCACCACCATGTTTGTTTATCTTCTGCCATTTTACCTCTGTTTTCACCTAATACTTCCTTAGCCACActtctaatattatttgaaacacTTTCCCACACTTCGTTTATACTCCCTTCTACATTCACTATACCAATCTCTCTCATCTTctgtttaaatactttttattctcACCATCTAAATCTTGCTTCCTTATTTACTTTTTCCCTTCTGGTCGCTCTCTTTTTGATGCACCAAATCTCCATAACCATAAGTCTATGCTGTGTTTTTACACTTTCTCCTGGAATTTCTTTGCAATCCTTATACTGTTTCGCATTACTTCTTCTCAccataaaataatctatttgaGACTTATTCCTTCCACTTTTATTTGGTAACATAATGTCCTTCTCTCTTTCTAAAATATGTGTTCACAATGGCCAAATCATACGCTGTAGCGAAATCAAGTACTTTCCCTCCTGCATAATTTTTGATACCAAATCCATACTCTCCATGTACTCTATCGTAGCCAGTTCTATCACAGCCTACATGACCATTCATATCAACACCAATCACAATCTCCTCCGCTCCTGGTATTCTCTGTATTACTTCATCCATCTCCCTCCATAACTCTTCTTTCTGACTTTCCTCAGATCCTATTTGTGGAGCATATGCACTAACTATATTCCATACCTTTTCTTCCACCATCACTTTCACTACAATTACTCCATCACTTATCCCGAAAACCTCTACTACTTTTCCTTTCATGttcttatctaatattattccTACACCAttccttatatttattttttctgaataaaatattttgtactcttCACCAATCTCCCTTGCTTTATCTCCCTTCCACTTTGTTTCTTGCACTCAATagacatttacatttttcctCCTCAGAACTTCGGCTAATTCTCTGGATCTACCTGTCAGTGTTCCTAAATTCCACGTACCATATCTCACTTCAAACCTATTCTTCATACTCAGGCATGGATCTACTTCCGAAATTTGTGATGCTTTCCCTACACCGCTTTTGGATAGACCCGCACATGTGACTGATGAAACGGCTACCGCACCCGTTGTCCGGCTGGTACTGGTCACCCCATCTCTTAGACTATCTACACACCCAACTATTACATTTCTTCTCACTTGTTTTCCCCACGCACATCCGAGATGGGAAAACATGCCTACACAATTTGTTGGACCTCTCATACAGATTTGACAAAAATTTTACACCAGCTGTCGACCTGACGCAACCTCATTTGTCGCCTTTTACGACAGGCTGAGGAGTCGTGGAAGTATTCTAACCCCCTTCCACAGGGGTATAGTATACTGTAGTAttactaagtaatatttatttatattagtacctatattatgtatactaaatattttcagAGTAGAActcaaaaagttaatataatttttaataggtattttacaagtataaacaatataataatataattgcgtCAGCCTGTCTCATATAACTACAGTCTACAAGTGAATGTGTCAAAATGATTATAACATTAAGAATTACGTTGATGTAGACTTAAATGTGTCTGATAGCACCACagacttattatatatataatctgcGCGTCCCCCATACCCTATTTTAGGTTGCCAAGTGACAAAATTGCTAGAAATATATTGTCAATACCCATGTAATATGAAGGAACCTGACTACCTAAGGTGTATgctattttttctaaaaatattgttatcatcgTGGTTGAActactctctctctctctctaacTCTCTTGCTATTAATGGTACATAAGTTAtatgctatatttttttaaacaatgtttGCCCCTAGACAGTTCTCTCTGTTATTAGTCCGTTTCTTTATAGGTCTATGCATAATCAAACAATGCTATTGAATTgaaagattaataaataatataagtaggtatagataggtacttaatggTCAATAAGAACTAAACAAATATAGCTCCTACCTTAAATCCTTTTTTGGACGCTACTTGTTTTGCACTTTTTGTGAGGTCACCGATTGTACTTTTTCCAACATATGTTAAATCATCAAAAGTATTTTTGCTGACACCAGCCGCTGTTTTACTGGCTTCAAATGCACTTTTACTAGCTTCATGTACAGATTTGGTGGCTTCGCCTGCAGCTTTTTTTGCTTGAGTGGTCAGTTTGTCTGCTACATGTGCTAGTATTCCTCCAGCTCCTTCTTGACTACTTTGCCTGGCTGTTTCTCTAACAAGTTCTTTTGCTTGAAAAGCAAAATGTTCCAATATTGAATTGTTTTGACTGGATTGTCTTGTCAACTGTTGGTGTAAGCTACTTAAACTTCCCTTTCTTGATGAGGGTGgactagatataatattttgttttttttctgtggCTGCCGGTAACGTTTGATAGAACTCAGatgactaaaatataaaaacaatatccggaaattaaaatgttgttttaattaatactaatattgttatttaataaatctctgtacaatttatttaataatataatgttaagtaTACGGTTTTAGTATCAACTTACTGTGGATGTTTGCGATGTAGGtctaaaattactattttgtttttgtgcTACAACTACATGGTTTAAAGCAGAATCACTACCACCTGTGCTATGTCTGCTTAGAAGAAGTTTGTTACCCGTAGTAGTTGCAGTCAACTGTGAAGGTGATTGTTGCAATTGGCTACATCTAACGATATCctacaatttgataaaaatatttgtggatatttatatttactacttgttttataaaatgtgcTTGATTTAGAATGTATTGTTTAGTTGTGAAAAGGAGGACGAGTTTATAAAGGTATGAAACATTAAGTCAttagaataaattatgataaaattataatatgtattctacGTATGTAATTTGACTATTTAAGCATGACAAGTTGAGCAtattcataaacattaaatttcaaCAAACGTGATATTCTATAGCTTGTGAAGTTGTATACTTTTGACAacgctataattattttattagttgcaTTGTCATAGGAAGATTGAACATTATACGTAGGTCAAGAAAATACAAAGTTTACtagctatacatatatatatatatattatgttgaaattgcttttactattttatttcaataactaCCAATTATTAGgaaatattccattttttttttaattgtgacattctaaaaactataataacagattaataacatacctaacaaaacaattttaatcagTGAAGTAACACCCGACCATCTTGAGGTTACTTGAGGCAGttttcaaatcaaattaaaaattaagggCAAACCAATATAGTTACAGATTATTTGACTAATAAACAAGAAACCTAGGTCTTAATAATGCTCTAAGAATGtatctgaataaataaatacctcgagtttttgtttttaagatcACCCCAATAATGGTAAGTAGGTGCAGTGTCAGATCTAGGAAATTTTACGCCCAGGGCTAATAAAAATGCAACGCCTTTACGTAAGTGCAGGTAGTTCGGGGTGTGTCGGGTgtcaacaaaaaatgtttaaatacaaatcaaaaagtatattttgatattacaaatatttttattgaaaccattgttttcatatatatacgTGTACGCGAAAACTGGGTACACTCTATCACTTACTTAAATTACTCAGTaccctataggtacctatacacatttaGAAATCTTTTAGTAGAAGATTGATGATCCAATAGTCTAGTTTAATGTCCCGCAACAGAATTCACAAATATGTATAGAGtatactctatatatatatacatggttTAGTACagaatatgtcaatattatacttgaactaATTAAATGCACATTACTCGAAAGTACTTGAAAGTATtcttataagaatataaaatatattaaaattataaaattcccCAACAAGATTATTCAAAGCGAACCTTTtcctattttcttatttttcaggATAGCTCTTTTTTTGtttctctaatttttaaaatatttagataatatgttatatccaccatttaaaaatagataaaatataataggttctGATAtcaaaaattacctttttaaaatgtatcaagtatatttttaagttttaagaaaaTGATATTGGACAAAACGTTCATTTTCCAGGAACGTccttttatgattaataaactGGAATAAGCGTcctttcaaaaaaaattcaatttttatccttcctgaataatattttcctgAATTAATACTTCCTGATGAAAATGAAGCGCCACCGTTGACACCGGTCATGGGTAGGTGGGTATAGATGATATAGgtaggtgatttttttttagataaccaATTTTGAGaaactaggtaggtatgcattttgtatataattggtgattttgttatagttaatgtttgtattgtgtaatattacaaaagtattaacattcaaattatctataaatataaataattgttgaataagaaattgaaataaaatgactataaacagtaggtaattaaatataaaataattacattttttttctacggaATACTTTTTATAAGTAAGTTACATTTTGTGAatcgaaatacattttttacaataaactatGCATCAACAATGCAatctcaataaattatttacttgctTAAATCCCTTGCTCTCATTTATGTGCTCAAATCGCCACTCTTAATTGATGTGCTGCTGCTTttactttcttgatttttaatcaagtaagtatgataattgaaatgaaaaaagtcggaattttgaaaacttcaagaatttgtgttaattaggaaaataataaaaatgtaactcagTAATGatgagtaggtaggtaagttaattaattataaatattcattaataagcttgtataaaatattaaaacacctacagaatatgatattatatatacagtgaagtgttatttattacaatatctgTCTACTTAAATTGTAGGTAACTTTACTGAGTAATTCTAGCCTAGATTATTATGTGAATTTATACAGATTAcaggttaattattttttagatatgaTACTCAAGAATAtcgattaaattataaatgattgattcttaaaaatgttgttttttatagttatgttCAAGCACTTGTTTATAGTATTAGGAATGTAATAgtttaactaaaaatacaaactattatgGATTCGGGTTTAAACATAGGCGAGCTCATGTCACTGTGGCTACTGGACGGCGAGGATCCGATAGATTTACTGCCGATTGATTCTATGGTCCCATCCTCATCTGGGCTATCATCTGACGCCATTGGGAATTGTAAAGTTATTGGAGGTTCATAAGCAGAGTGCACTCCTTGTACGATTGGTCCTATATTGAGTCTTGGactttctaaataaatatacaatttttgttattcgTATAAAGTTAAGGGAGTATTATATTagggatataatatttatgaattgtaataataaatacctattttcagaattttttcaCTAGTAACATTGACTTTGAAATCTTCGCGATAATTTGCTAATCTCTCGTCTTCACTGCTACTACTATCGCTACCGTCACTGTCGGACCGACGACTCCCATCAGCTATGTGAATACGAAATGAGTAATATTTgtctcttatatattataaattatctacgTATATATGTGTCAGTAATACTATTACCTAATGTCAAAGAGGGTCGGTTTGAATTTACATTGactttcattatattttgaatcgaACAATTTTCTTGCCAAACGGTAAATACAACAGGCTCTAAGGTATTCGCAAACCATTTAAGCTTATCGCCAATCATAGATGGGTCGTTTACGCCGGTTTGAATCCGTTGGAAGACCACGTTGTTCGGTGTCAATGCCCATTCGGCGAAATAATCAACTGCTTGTGTTCGAGACAGTTGACATGTGAAAAGCGACGGGTTTGGCCTGCTCTTCAGAAAagaattgatttgaaaaaataccACAGGTCTAGGGTAGAGCCTCAGAGTTCGTGAATGTTCTGTTAGGTTGGCCAATACGTCGCCGGACAAAAAGAAACGAACCATGGCCACCCTGATTGCAATATCCACCGAATCAATATCCACTGTGTTGTACGCTGAATTCGTCGACGTTTgtcttctaaaaaaaaagtgcaGTGTTTAAGactttagtaggtattaaatattaattggatcgaagaaaaaatacataggaaGTGCAATGGATACGACATTAACGACaaacaataccaaaaagtacctaatatttactccaatgatattttaattattgaaaaattggcAAAGGTCGTTATTATGGACAATATTGGCCAATGGATGTATTACAAACAATTAGTGTTTCTTTTTGGtgtagttacctacctacctacaaataatatattggcgtatacttaacatttttttaagattaccAATTTATAAGTCTGGttttactaagaaattattaaatcaacatattagaacaattttaaattatttgtttgctAACATTGTACAGCTGttgaataaaaagtattaacaaATGTGACCATTACATTACTTTAATCACATCAAAAATCTGATCTGAAAAGacttaattagaaaataatgttattgacAGAAAGTGTAGACAACCTGTACGAAAGGATCTATTTAGAAAATGTGATTTTCAAAgtaaatgtttttgattatgaaaataaaaactttaaaaatattcagtataatataagagtataatataattattaaagaattgATTTTGATAGCAGCTGCTCTTATAAGCATGTCTGCAGCTTAgacaacaaaaatcaaaattcactcaaatgaataaatattattattaccttattTCGTTTCCTCGATTTATACTGTTGTCAGTGTTTATGGCATTACTTCTTGATTGAAAGttttccatttttctttttgagATGTCTTCTCCTGTACTCGAAAATTCCATTGGAGGTCTCGTTGTTGACATAACTTCATTTTCCGGAAAACTACTTGTTGCTttactgttaatatttattCGCGAAAGTCCATTTAAAgcctattttaatacaaattaaataagaatgaattgttatattcacaattttatttgtttttatgataattacagatttcaaattatttttcaaagttaaagATTCAGACTTGGGTAACTGTGGTATAGCATCTTCTCGATTAACAACTATTGGCGgtgttattttattagaatcCAAATCTACTATCCAAACGTCTTTCGGAAATCTGAAACACAAAAGATTGTTTATTGTGATGTCAACACGTTCGTTAATAGATTATACCGAACTAACCGGAAATctctttttgttaaaaaaaaactggatgGAACTCCAACCACATAAGGCACGGGACTCTCGAATAGCTGAAAGTTACACAAACGGAGATttaatcatacaatttattatacaaatgcatattatatggaatattgaggctttttttttatttttataccatttccGATTTTGGTAGACTTGTAGGCAGCAATGGTATAACAGTAAACATATATTGCAAGGGATACATAAGGGCCACTAAAGCCATTACGGACATAGTGAGAGCATTATAATCCTTTGATTGGAAGACGACCTAAAGTTCATAGCAACATTAGTAAAATACACGGTAGTCGAATTAAcgattttagataatatacatattaagtaaaatataatgtattcacTCACTTTACtttctaataatatgatagttaatACGTAGAGGCACGTATCTACTCCCAACAACTCTAATGGTAAATGTAAAGGGAAATCAATCAGTGAAAATCTCGTGTGGTCGGGTAACGCGAAGGATAGTGGTAGCTGCCGCTCGTTTTGTGAAAACAAATAAACCTATAcgaatataaattacaacaattacagacataaatatatatttttcctaAACCAATTAAAGTGTAAATGGATCAACATAGATCAATTAATTGtcttagatataattatataagacaaatataaaaccaaataaaaaataaaaaaataaaagtttttgcaGATTATGTTTTGTACGTGTAAAGGGGTTAAATCCTAAACTAATTGAATGTTATAATTCCTATATGAatcagttatttataaatttaggaaaaatattataaaataatggtggtataaaattaaaatacattttaaattatacagtatTTATTCCGGGAATGTTACAATGTATGTATGATGACAGGTACTTGTAGATAAGCTCCGTtgaccaaaaatatttaaattttacacagACCGAagactaataaagtaataattattaacttataaatagtaattaatgaaACCACGATTGACCTAACCAGTAGATaataacctaaaaatatttgtagtttatttcaacattaaattgcaaaatattatttttttatttattcagttaaaaatCCGTATGATAGTTGTACAGATTTGTTCTTATCCATTTTATCTTACTTCCAGTTTCGTCTTCCCTGGAACAGGAACTGGAGTGCTGAGCAAACGCAATATCCACATTTCAAGTTCtttgataaattgtataattcttGGAGAATTTGCTTGAGTTAAAAATCCAGTCAATAAACTCCATATACATTCTTTTCtataaacaaaatcatttaaccgttcattataaaatagaaaattggaCATTCGTTAAGtgttattatgtaggtaccttttatGTCCTTCTTTTCTGctacgattaatttttttattgcaagaATCGATAAggctttttaaataaaacaaacatgtacgaaaacttgaaaataaagGATGATGAGAAAGAAGACACAACGATGTAAGAGAATATAAATCTTGAGATTCCTgaaatatacaacaaaattttaaaatttcttatggGTATGGCAactgtattaacatttatatactttaagttat from the Acyrthosiphon pisum isolate AL4f chromosome X, pea_aphid_22Mar2018_4r6ur, whole genome shotgun sequence genome contains:
- the LOC100169487 gene encoding MAP kinase-activating death domain protein isoform X3; the encoded protein is MSESQFFCPRLIDYLAIVGAHPNSSKRSSLYELQNNGSNNDEYCGVSSTVSSNDENFYIQNPELLRRYPAEDHKDFILPETMSYFCQPEGCVSFKHSRSESNKVTSFVFTLTDKDTTRTRYGVCVNFYRRVGQCYTNNSKNININDEQSAKKPQSNHSSVFLRCHSTTSFGKSMSQDHPTDQSSDKVTKNLSSQPESQDLYSLTSLCLLSHHPLFSSFRTCLFYLKSLIDSCNKKINRSRKEGHKRKECIWSLLTGFLTQANSPRIIQFIKELEMWILRLLSTPVPVPGKTKLEVYLFSQNERQLPLSFALPDHTRFSLIDFPLHLPLELLGVDTCLYVLTIILLESKVVFQSKDYNALTMSVMALVALMYPLQYMFTVIPLLPTSLPKSEMLFESPVPYVVGVPSSFFLTKRDFRFPKDVWIVDLDSNKITPPIVVNREDAIPQLPKSESLTLKNNLKSALNGLSRININSKATSSFPENEVMSTTRPPMEFSSTGEDISKRKMENFQSRSNAINTDNSINRGNEIRRQTSTNSAYNTVDIDSVDIAIRVAMVRFFLSGDVLANLTEHSRTLRLYPRPVVFFQINSFLKSRPNPSLFTCQLSRTQAVDYFAEWALTPNNVVFQRIQTGVNDPSMIGDKLKWFANTLEPVVFTVWQENCSIQNIMKVNVNSNRPSLTLADGSRRSDSDGSDSSSSEDERLANYREDFKVNVTSEKILKIESPRLNIGPIVQGVHSAYEPPITLQFPMASDDSPDEDGTIESIGSKSIGSSPSSSHSDMSSPMFKPESIIDIVRCSQLQQSPSQLTATTTGNKLLLSRHSTGGSDSALNHVVVAQKQNSNFRPTSQTSTSSEFYQTLPAATEKKQNIISSPPSSRKGSLSSLHQQLTRQSSQNNSILEHFAFQAKELVRETARQSSQEGAGGILAHVADKLTTQAKKAAGEATKSVHEASKSAFEASKTAAGVSKNTFDDLTYVGKSTIGDLTKSAKQVASKKGFKVGLLGESTSLSLQQLSFDDEINDNSPPTNPISTGSVSEVRKSSVTSMGTGATKDFFSNISNDINGLANQTTSMFTDLFGGNKQQKNSKSSLTLPVTKTKERTAVGPFPTKAGRNDLVEKSNLIRHSNPRKLSETSKIPNKKSVKPNSHVDNETFLKDVTKQILDGDGIGWLKLSRFKKLMEEEGYRNLVVSKLNRTLDNKISPSDHIDDVYINRFVWKGMLKALLAIIHGLEVSFGNQCGGGLASAFQVLEIAHTHYWAKDISMSGFESQMSSPYSSRENVQSPLQSPSIAGSPMSSVYQTSRKSSQTSTSGLSECKNSGAGKFAHEFSLVDDGEESTSNPSLNETFNDLMNIENNKQEQISTNPFLENEGELSSIGPIVVSDESSCNSSTVLVNNPSFYLKRMTSNNSRNNASFFRSAVSDSELDNTGLFKTTNKNRTQSIWSSKSSLSAGFRYHGGNLLNTASGSPSPESGRTYLFEGILGKERSTIWNQLKFWEDVFIDAVSQERDMIGMDQGPVEMMERYKNLNQSERKRLEYDEDKLLSIMIYNLIAFMIMVNVPKESIMKIVRTLVGKSRVTNCYATEITSLMSQLSNLNGNDVDLKPSNSRQAHRQSFAVHCGDSTGELLFLEVRDDGLVLRSVSGVIVSRWWYERIVNMTYSPRSKIFCLWRTANGGQLQLNKYYTKKCKDLYARIKHSMEKAAERGQGIIPGVELGGEFPVKDMATGEGGILQVCMEGVGLLFADSKDFEFFVRLDHVRKCFTVQKKIFVLEEYNPKLKHIIQRQYESPMASEMLLSLHRIMSIVYTQTLMLRTMKAAES